The following proteins are encoded in a genomic region of Pseudomonadota bacterium:
- a CDS encoding peptidylprolyl isomerase, whose translation MQRAKLKDFVTVIYEGVLETGEIFESSADTGPLSFITGNKEVLPAFDQGVIGMTIGETKTIRVEPEDAFGPRNETLIHTFPPETFGDNKEIKPGMIVGMTMEQEGQPRQVPALVVEVKNNGVVVDFNHPLAGEVLTYQITLQSIDESPGASSNDS comes from the coding sequence ATGCAACGAGCCAAACTGAAAGATTTCGTAACAGTAATCTATGAAGGAGTACTTGAAACCGGGGAGATATTCGAATCTTCAGCCGACACAGGGCCTCTTTCATTTATCACCGGTAACAAGGAGGTATTACCGGCTTTTGACCAAGGGGTTATAGGGATGACCATCGGAGAAACAAAAACCATCCGGGTCGAACCAGAGGATGCCTTCGGCCCCAGAAACGAAACCCTGATCCATACCTTTCCCCCGGAAACTTTCGGAGACAACAAAGAGATCAAACCGGGCATGATTGTCGGCATGACAATGGAACAGGAGGGGCAGCCTCGCCAGGTACCGGCCCTTGTTGTGGAAGTTAAAAATAACGGAGTTGTGGTTGACTTCAATCATCCGCTTGCCGGAGAGGTGCTCACCTACCAGATAACGCTCCAGAGTATTGATGAGAGTCCGGGCGCATCAAGCAACGACTCCTGA
- the thiD gene encoding bifunctional hydroxymethylpyrimidine kinase/phosphomethylpyrimidine kinase, giving the protein MTRNPYAVALSIAGSDPSGGAGIQADIKTFTVLGVYGGAAITCLTSQNTRGIRSFQPIAASYVTEQVKTVLTDLPVSHIKIGMVGNAEIARALSLILADFNGEIIFDPVLAATGGEPLSENNLISALHDDLLKRITVITPNIIELEKLTSHPCPDKNQVRQAMDLLMDRYPNIRAVITKGGHLKENEDTIIDMLVLKNNHAQDRNEFIASHPRTKGIEFHGTGCTFASAFTAFHMHTGDYQQAFFKTVDFMDRLIAQSTEMKIGQTMQPLATHLLKG; this is encoded by the coding sequence ATGACCCGAAATCCTTATGCCGTAGCCTTGTCCATTGCCGGCTCCGACCCTTCCGGCGGTGCGGGCATCCAGGCCGACATCAAGACCTTTACAGTGCTCGGGGTCTACGGCGGCGCGGCAATCACCTGCCTCACATCCCAGAATACCAGGGGGATACGATCCTTTCAACCGATCGCCGCTTCCTATGTGACGGAACAGGTAAAGACAGTACTTACGGATCTTCCTGTGTCCCATATCAAAATCGGCATGGTGGGCAACGCTGAAATTGCTCGAGCCCTGAGCCTGATCCTGGCTGATTTCAATGGCGAAATCATCTTTGACCCCGTCCTTGCCGCCACAGGCGGAGAGCCCCTTTCAGAAAACAATCTGATCAGCGCCCTGCACGATGATCTCCTGAAAAGAATTACCGTAATCACACCCAACATAATCGAGCTTGAAAAACTTACATCTCATCCTTGTCCGGACAAAAATCAAGTGCGGCAGGCAATGGACCTGTTGATGGACCGTTACCCAAATATCCGTGCGGTAATAACCAAGGGAGGGCATTTAAAGGAAAATGAAGATACGATAATCGACATGCTGGTATTGAAAAATAACCATGCCCAGGACCGAAATGAATTCATTGCCTCACACCCGAGAACAAAGGGCATTGAATTTCATGGAACCGGTTGCACTTTCGCCTCGGCTTTCACGGCTTTTCACATGCATACCGGAGATTATCAACAGGCCTTTTTCAAAACGGTTGATTTTATGGATCGCCTTATTGCGCAAAGCACTGAAATGAAAATCGGCCAAACCATGCAACCCCTTGCCACGCATCTCCTGAAAGGATGA
- a CDS encoding cold-shock protein has product MSEGTVKWFNESKGFGFIEAEDGKDVFVHFSAISGDGFKTLREGQKVKFDIVDGKKGPAAENVVAL; this is encoded by the coding sequence ATGTCAGAAGGTACTGTAAAGTGGTTTAATGAGTCTAAGGGATTTGGTTTTATTGAAGCGGAAGACGGAAAAGATGTCTTTGTCCATTTTTCAGCGATTTCGGGCGATGGATTTAAAACCTTGCGAGAAGGGCAGAAAGTAAAATTTGATATTGTCGATGGTAAGAAAGGCCCGGCAGCTGAAAATGTTGTAGCCTTATAA
- a CDS encoding divalent-cation tolerance protein CutA: MTRYIQVITTVETRADAEKIADEILGLRLAACVQIVGPVTSKYWWQGKLEQAEEYQCVIKSRQDIYPALESAIKAVHPYDVPEILAVPVLSGNVDYLAWLDAELQRESGKQ; this comes from the coding sequence ATGACAAGGTATATCCAGGTTATTACAACTGTGGAAACACGGGCTGATGCAGAAAAAATTGCCGATGAAATCCTTGGCCTGAGGCTTGCGGCCTGTGTTCAGATAGTCGGACCCGTAACCAGCAAATACTGGTGGCAGGGCAAGCTGGAACAGGCTGAGGAGTATCAGTGTGTGATTAAAAGTCGGCAGGACATCTATCCGGCCCTTGAATCGGCGATCAAGGCAGTTCATCCCTATGATGTTCCGGAAATACTTGCCGTGCCAGTGCTTTCGGGCAATGTGGATTATCTGGCATGGCTTGATGCGGAGCTGCAAAGGGAATCAGGGAAACAATGA
- a CDS encoding Hsp20/alpha crystallin family protein, whose amino-acid sequence MTEKEMRVQEKQEVSGNAESTKPVRRFIPAVDIFETEAAVTVQAEMPGVKKEGVDIDLDEGILTIKGTQDVEEKSGERVLLREYEVGHFLRKFSISENIDQEKIQATIKNGILTLILPKVEPAKPKKVEVKIG is encoded by the coding sequence ATGACTGAAAAAGAAATGCGTGTACAGGAAAAGCAGGAAGTTTCAGGAAACGCCGAGTCAACCAAGCCTGTGAGGCGTTTTATCCCGGCCGTGGATATTTTCGAAACCGAGGCTGCGGTGACGGTGCAGGCGGAAATGCCGGGAGTAAAAAAGGAAGGGGTTGATATAGATCTTGACGAAGGAATTCTGACCATAAAAGGTACCCAGGATGTCGAGGAAAAGAGTGGGGAAAGAGTGTTGCTCCGCGAATATGAAGTCGGCCATTTTCTGAGAAAATTTTCGATTTCCGAAAATATCGACCAGGAAAAAATTCAAGCAACCATAAAAAACGGCATACTGACCTTGATTCTTCCCAAGGTGGAACCGGCAAAACCAAAAAAAGTAGAAGTCAAAATCGGCTGA
- a CDS encoding Hsp20/alpha crystallin family protein translates to MAIIRFMDRPFHNPWADFEKMRREMERLSSGGADDYGFLPRVTVYPAINISEDENTVLVRAEVPGVDPADLDISIEGETLTIKGERKSSTAGQKHSYHRREIETGRFSRAVTLPTKINLEKIEAKTLDGLMTITLPKAEEVKPRKITVRVD, encoded by the coding sequence ATGGCGATTATCAGATTCATGGACAGGCCTTTTCATAATCCATGGGCGGATTTTGAGAAAATGCGGCGTGAAATGGAGAGGTTGTCAAGTGGAGGCGCCGATGATTATGGATTTCTGCCAAGGGTGACGGTGTATCCGGCGATAAATATTTCAGAAGATGAAAACACCGTGTTGGTAAGAGCAGAGGTGCCCGGCGTTGATCCTGCTGATCTGGACATCTCCATTGAAGGTGAAACCCTGACAATCAAGGGTGAACGTAAATCAAGCACCGCCGGACAGAAACATTCCTACCACAGAAGGGAAATCGAAACCGGCCGTTTCAGTCGCGCGGTCACGCTGCCCACCAAGATTAATCTTGAAAAGATTGAGGCAAAGACCCTTGACGGATTAATGACAATAACATTGCCCAAGGCTGAAGAAGTAAAGCCCAGGAAAATTACTGTTCGGGTGGATTAA
- a CDS encoding Hsp20/alpha crystallin family protein: MEVDWNPQLDLLESDDKITVKAEVPGIEPKDIDISIDRDMLVIKGEKKHEKEESGERYHRVERSFGSFYRAVRLPGEVDRDKIDAKYTNGVLDITLPKVEADRKKITHVKVH; encoded by the coding sequence ATGGAAGTTGACTGGAACCCTCAACTTGATTTGCTTGAATCGGATGACAAAATCACCGTCAAAGCGGAAGTGCCGGGTATTGAGCCCAAGGATATCGACATTTCCATTGATCGGGACATGCTGGTTATCAAAGGTGAAAAGAAACATGAAAAGGAGGAGTCCGGCGAACGGTATCATCGAGTTGAACGTTCTTTCGGTTCTTTTTACCGGGCAGTGAGATTGCCGGGAGAAGTTGATAGAGACAAGATAGACGCCAAATATACCAACGGCGTCCTTGATATCACTCTTCCAAAGGTTGAAGCGGACAGAAAGAAAATAACTCATGTGAAAGTCCATTAA
- a CDS encoding adenylate kinase yields the protein MKLILLGAPGAGKGTVAKLLTALDGSVQISTGDILRGAVQAGTELGKEAEGYMNRGDLVPDSLIMGIMEGRLQESDCKNGFLLDGFPRTIPQAEALTQLLKKLKIKLDMVVDIQVPRDVIFDRLCTRRTCENTSCQAIYNIKSMPPKKEGICDKCGSAIVQRADETEKAIGHRLDTYNEKTAPLAGFYEKAGLLKKVVGTSSDIVVNAIKKELGI from the coding sequence ATGAAACTTATTTTACTGGGCGCCCCAGGCGCCGGAAAAGGAACCGTTGCCAAACTACTTACAGCCCTTGACGGATCGGTGCAGATTTCAACCGGAGATATTCTCCGCGGCGCGGTGCAGGCCGGAACGGAACTTGGGAAAGAAGCGGAAGGCTACATGAACCGCGGCGATCTTGTCCCTGATTCATTAATCATGGGAATCATGGAAGGACGCCTGCAGGAATCTGACTGTAAAAACGGCTTCCTGCTGGACGGCTTCCCCCGGACAATTCCCCAGGCAGAGGCCTTGACCCAACTGCTCAAAAAGCTGAAGATCAAACTGGACATGGTTGTCGATATCCAGGTGCCCCGCGATGTCATCTTTGATCGTCTCTGCACCCGCCGCACCTGCGAAAATACAAGCTGTCAGGCCATTTATAATATAAAAAGCATGCCTCCGAAAAAAGAAGGTATCTGTGATAAATGCGGCAGCGCCATCGTTCAACGTGCCGATGAGACCGAAAAAGCAATCGGCCATCGCCTGGACACCTACAATGAAAAAACCGCGCCCCTCGCAGGTTTCTATGAAAAAGCCGGCCTGCTGAAAAAAGTCGTCGGCACCTCAAGTGACATTGTTGTCAATGCGATCAAGAAGGAACTGGGCATCTGA
- a CDS encoding glycosyltransferase family 39 protein: MKLNCIVKDLFFVTILILIALGLRVFFLIYIDIPFVFRKYPYFADQLINGIDINTRLLDLSPFYLYFVAAVKKYFNTDIQTLKFLHALIGTCNTLLLFRLGKIIKNTGVGLVGAFLYACYGNGIALELSLEPLVFYELFTLLTVMVLMSFTVTKQNDYKLYVYVLLAAIFSGISILIKPNFVLFIPVALLTFFFVLKKRISAQKNCILSVGYVLITLAVVSPVTIRNYNKFNDFVLVTADYGKVFFHGNSKGSSPFFPKHLPYEIQGSWGPDGEHEKFRKAADILSGKALLPSQAARYWVSVTLKDIFSDPFSYLLLEIQKFQLFFHEYEIHYLLFPFIEYQETKALPFIRYGLISTLGLLGIIIMFSERKKLIPLYGIISIYLISGMMLLVSSRYRAPAVPFLCLFAALFLNRFIEYLKKREMKKIAVAIVLCCILFYINHSFYADEIKFRDNFLQETYIKKMTTNN; this comes from the coding sequence TTGAAATTAAATTGTATAGTAAAAGATCTCTTTTTTGTCACGATACTGATTCTTATTGCGTTGGGTTTAAGAGTTTTTTTTCTGATTTATATTGATATCCCTTTTGTATTCAGAAAGTATCCATATTTTGCCGATCAGTTAATAAACGGCATTGACATTAATACCCGCCTTTTGGATTTAAGCCCATTTTATTTATATTTTGTGGCAGCAGTCAAAAAGTATTTTAATACGGATATTCAAACATTAAAATTTCTTCATGCATTAATCGGCACCTGCAATACTCTGTTGTTGTTTCGCTTGGGAAAGATAATTAAAAACACAGGAGTCGGTCTGGTTGGCGCTTTCCTGTATGCCTGCTACGGCAATGGCATTGCCCTGGAATTATCATTGGAACCTCTGGTCTTTTATGAGTTGTTTACGCTTCTGACGGTAATGGTTTTGATGAGTTTTACTGTAACGAAGCAAAACGATTATAAGTTGTATGTCTATGTTTTGCTGGCAGCAATATTTTCCGGGATATCAATATTAATAAAACCTAACTTTGTTTTATTTATCCCGGTCGCGTTATTGACATTCTTTTTTGTTCTTAAGAAAAGAATATCCGCACAAAAAAATTGTATTCTATCGGTAGGATATGTCTTAATAACACTTGCTGTGGTCAGCCCTGTGACCATCAGAAATTATAACAAGTTTAATGATTTTGTATTGGTGACAGCGGATTACGGCAAGGTGTTTTTCCATGGCAACTCGAAAGGTTCAAGCCCGTTTTTTCCGAAGCACCTTCCCTATGAAATACAGGGCTCCTGGGGGCCAGACGGTGAACATGAAAAATTCAGGAAAGCAGCAGACATTTTATCAGGGAAGGCTTTATTGCCCTCTCAGGCGGCCAGGTACTGGGTATCGGTAACCCTGAAAGATATTTTTTCTGATCCGTTCAGTTACTTATTGCTGGAAATCCAGAAGTTCCAGCTGTTTTTTCATGAATATGAAATACATTATCTTCTTTTTCCATTTATAGAATATCAGGAGACTAAGGCTCTGCCGTTTATCCGATACGGATTGATTTCCACTTTAGGTCTATTGGGGATTATCATTATGTTTTCTGAAAGGAAGAAGCTGATTCCGTTGTATGGAATTATTTCCATCTATCTGATTTCTGGAATGATGTTGCTTGTTAGTTCGCGTTATCGAGCACCGGCAGTACCTTTTCTATGTCTTTTTGCAGCCTTATTCTTAAATCGATTCATTGAATACCTGAAGAAAAGAGAGATGAAAAAGATTGCGGTTGCAATCGTGCTATGTTGCATACTCTTTTATATAAATCATTCTTTTTATGCTGATGAAATTAAGTTTCGAGACAATTTCCTGCAAGAGACTTACATCAAGAAAATGACAACAAATAACTGA
- the trmFO gene encoding methylenetetrahydrofolate--tRNA-(uracil(54)-C(5))-methyltransferase (FADH(2)-oxidizing) TrmFO yields the protein MKSEIPQQNADITVIGGGLAGCEAAWQAANRNCSVIIYDMKPNKFSPAHVSPNLAELVCSNSLRSADIHSAVGLLKEEMRQLNSLIIATAEETRVPAGKALAVDREQFAESITRQIQDHPLITVVRDEITAIPQSKGPVIIATGPLTSDSLAEALAVLAGVRHLAFYDAIAPIIAADSLDYNTVYEASRYQEGPGDYLNCPMNKEQYINFIEAVRNAQKVPLKSFEEQKYFEGCLPIEVMIERGDETLRFGPLKPVGLPVPTTGEIPYAVVQLRQENREKSSYNMVGFQTKLTYAEQKRIFSMIPGMAKAEFLRLGSIHRNTFVCAPAVLDPTLKFKGANNIFLAGQLTGVEGYVESTAMGILAGINAARSVRGEDFIVPPVVTALGALVSHLTNTEVKKFQPSNVNFGLFPDFTQKIPKKLRGQYRAENALRALQQWIQENSINTGS from the coding sequence ATGAAATCAGAAATTCCACAACAAAATGCAGACATAACCGTCATCGGCGGCGGCCTTGCGGGCTGCGAAGCCGCATGGCAGGCGGCAAACCGCAACTGTTCGGTAATCATCTATGACATGAAGCCGAATAAATTCAGCCCGGCCCACGTCTCACCGAACCTTGCGGAACTGGTCTGCAGCAACTCTTTACGCTCCGCAGATATTCACTCCGCCGTGGGGCTGCTCAAAGAGGAAATGCGGCAACTCAACTCGCTGATCATCGCCACCGCAGAAGAGACGCGAGTGCCTGCCGGCAAAGCCCTGGCCGTGGACCGGGAACAATTTGCCGAGTCAATCACCAGGCAAATCCAGGACCACCCGCTGATCACTGTGGTGCGGGATGAAATAACCGCAATTCCCCAGAGCAAAGGGCCGGTGATCATTGCAACCGGGCCGCTGACTTCGGATTCTCTGGCAGAGGCCCTTGCTGTTCTTGCCGGAGTCAGGCACCTGGCTTTTTATGATGCAATCGCGCCGATCATCGCTGCTGACTCCCTTGATTACAACACGGTATATGAGGCCTCACGCTACCAGGAAGGCCCGGGGGATTATCTCAACTGCCCGATGAACAAGGAGCAATACATAAATTTCATTGAGGCTGTTCGCAACGCCCAGAAAGTGCCGCTCAAGTCTTTTGAGGAACAAAAATACTTTGAAGGATGTCTGCCAATAGAGGTGATGATTGAACGGGGCGATGAAACCCTTCGCTTCGGACCGTTGAAACCCGTAGGTTTACCAGTCCCGACAACCGGTGAAATACCCTATGCCGTTGTACAGCTTCGCCAGGAAAACCGTGAAAAATCAAGCTACAACATGGTGGGCTTCCAGACCAAACTCACCTATGCCGAACAGAAACGGATTTTCTCGATGATTCCGGGAATGGCTAAGGCGGAATTCCTCCGCCTGGGAAGCATCCACCGGAACACCTTTGTCTGTGCCCCGGCAGTGCTTGATCCCACGCTGAAATTCAAGGGAGCAAACAATATATTCCTTGCCGGTCAGCTGACTGGAGTGGAAGGATATGTAGAATCAACCGCCATGGGAATCCTTGCCGGAATAAATGCCGCACGGTCGGTGCGGGGTGAGGATTTCATTGTCCCACCGGTGGTTACAGCGCTGGGTGCACTTGTCTCGCACCTCACCAATACGGAAGTGAAAAAATTTCAGCCCTCAAATGTTAATTTCGGGCTTTTTCCGGATTTCACCCAAAAAATACCTAAAAAATTAAGAGGACAATACCGTGCAGAAAATGCCCTCAGAGCATTGCAGCAATGGATTCAAGAAAACTCCATCAATACAGGAAGTTAA
- a CDS encoding ChaN family lipoprotein, with amino-acid sequence MNTWLLIPFLVFTLCFFSVKEINAAQTPALHRIKISFDLEAPSFTGASFIELPPDTRAVIHLGDLTILGFSYTGSGFTLDDSKKTLSLEPAAKSEIVSISFEKKLADENGMHGNLVSKAGITLSGHWHPVLDLKAIHQLTATVPENFEAIAEAEEIKQTSTPRGKEFEFLFPYPVNDIHFTAGPYVIAQTPFGNGKALYTYFFPEDKDLVAEYQEMALSYLDRYEKLIGPYPYNRFSVVENRLPTGFAMPTYTLLGQAVVRLPFITQTSLGHEVVHSWFGNSVDINYARGNWAEGLTTYLADHLYDRDKNEDAVFRKNQLIKYASYVNKDNAISLKQFTSAFHLDPTQRAHAAVGYSKSMMVFHMLYTKLDDEVFFKAISDFYTRMQGRDADWDDLKASFEKVTSSDMNQFFSQWLERTDIPKLVVLDLKSEERDGRPVLLFKLVQENENAYILEVPMLIKTMGGEIHKTVSVTEKETPIEIPLTQTPLELIIDQNYDLMRQLTGNELPPVWSRFLGEPHKLAVVKDKSEKTIYGPLLEMFHFEEGHVISAAETTDELLAGHSVIFMGADLAPARAIFATAGHEESGFTLDVRTNPLNIETTAILVSASTDNELNAALGKLKHYGKYSYLHFENGRLQSKETKATESGQRYHLKPPPRGFATRQTLAFESIINDLAKKRVVYVGENHTRYEDHILQLEIIRALYELNPNLAIGMEMFSRVDQQAIDNYIARKTDERTFLKESSYFKKWGYDYRLYRDIINFARLHHVPIVALNLEKEIVSTVFKGDGVSGLDGEQHESIPNDRALDIPGYRERLAGFYMLHSRSDTEPDKFNNFLQSQALWDETMAETIAGYLGQHPDDQMVVIIGQGHAVKENAIPPRVKRRIDVEQAVVVNAADGEIDPNHADYLVHMPSSSLPQAAILGVLLEDTDAGILVTKLSEHGGAKQAGIKEKDIILTIDGVAAPDISALKIEMLFKKTDKPVLVKVKRQGSFFSSDKEIDIEVKL; translated from the coding sequence ATGAATACCTGGCTCTTGATTCCCTTTCTTGTCTTTACCCTTTGCTTTTTCAGTGTAAAAGAAATCAATGCGGCGCAAACTCCAGCCTTGCACAGGATTAAAATATCCTTTGACCTTGAAGCACCATCCTTTACCGGTGCCTCGTTTATCGAACTGCCACCGGATACCAGGGCAGTTATTCATTTAGGAGACCTGACTATCCTGGGTTTTTCCTATACCGGCTCCGGTTTCACTTTAGACGATTCAAAGAAAACCCTTTCCCTGGAACCTGCCGCAAAATCCGAAATCGTCTCCATTTCATTTGAAAAAAAATTAGCCGATGAAAACGGCATGCATGGCAACCTGGTCAGCAAAGCAGGCATAACTTTAAGCGGTCACTGGCATCCGGTGCTTGATCTTAAGGCAATCCATCAGCTCACCGCAACGGTCCCTGAAAATTTTGAAGCAATCGCCGAGGCCGAGGAAATAAAACAGACCTCAACCCCGCGGGGCAAAGAATTTGAGTTCCTTTTTCCGTATCCGGTCAATGACATTCATTTCACCGCCGGCCCCTATGTTATCGCACAAACTCCTTTCGGCAACGGCAAAGCGCTTTACACCTATTTCTTCCCGGAAGATAAAGACCTTGTTGCCGAGTATCAGGAAATGGCACTCTCGTATCTTGACCGCTATGAAAAACTCATCGGGCCATATCCCTACAATCGTTTTTCCGTGGTGGAAAACCGGCTGCCAACCGGCTTTGCCATGCCGACCTATACCCTTCTGGGCCAGGCAGTGGTGCGCCTGCCGTTTATCACCCAAACCTCCCTTGGCCATGAGGTAGTCCATTCCTGGTTCGGAAACAGCGTTGACATTAATTATGCTCGCGGCAACTGGGCAGAAGGCCTGACTACTTATCTCGCCGACCACCTGTATGACCGGGACAAAAACGAGGATGCGGTTTTCCGTAAGAATCAACTGATAAAATATGCCAGCTATGTGAACAAGGACAATGCCATTTCCTTGAAACAATTCACCTCCGCCTTCCATCTCGACCCTACCCAGCGAGCCCATGCGGCGGTGGGGTATTCCAAGAGCATGATGGTCTTTCACATGCTCTACACCAAGCTGGATGATGAGGTGTTTTTCAAGGCAATAAGCGATTTCTACACGAGAATGCAGGGCCGCGATGCGGATTGGGACGACCTTAAAGCAAGTTTTGAGAAAGTCACCAGTTCCGATATGAACCAATTCTTTTCCCAATGGCTTGAGCGCACCGACATCCCGAAACTTGTCGTGCTTGACCTCAAATCGGAAGAAAGAGACGGTAGACCCGTTCTTCTTTTCAAACTTGTCCAGGAAAACGAAAACGCCTACATACTCGAAGTACCGATGCTGATCAAAACCATGGGCGGAGAAATCCACAAAACAGTTTCCGTCACTGAAAAGGAAACCCCGATTGAAATCCCCCTGACCCAGACCCCCCTTGAATTGATAATCGACCAAAACTACGACCTCATGCGCCAACTCACCGGCAATGAACTGCCGCCCGTATGGTCACGCTTCCTGGGAGAACCCCATAAACTTGCGGTGGTCAAAGACAAGTCCGAGAAGACGATTTATGGGCCGCTGCTCGAGATGTTTCACTTTGAAGAAGGCCATGTGATCTCTGCCGCGGAAACAACGGATGAACTGCTTGCCGGGCATTCGGTGATATTCATGGGTGCCGATCTGGCGCCGGCCCGGGCAATCTTTGCAACCGCAGGCCACGAAGAATCCGGCTTCACCCTTGATGTCCGGACCAATCCGTTAAATATCGAAACCACTGCGATATTGGTCAGTGCCTCCACAGACAATGAGCTTAATGCCGCCCTGGGGAAACTCAAGCATTACGGCAAATACAGTTATCTGCATTTTGAAAACGGCCGCCTGCAATCCAAGGAAACTAAAGCAACAGAATCTGGACAACGCTATCACCTGAAGCCACCCCCACGGGGGTTCGCCACCAGGCAGACCCTGGCTTTCGAGTCGATTATCAACGACCTAGCCAAGAAAAGGGTGGTTTATGTCGGAGAAAACCATACGCGCTACGAGGACCACATTCTGCAGCTTGAAATTATCAGGGCGCTGTACGAGTTGAACCCCAACCTGGCCATCGGCATGGAAATGTTTTCACGAGTCGACCAGCAGGCGATTGATAATTACATTGCCAGAAAAACCGACGAAAGAACCTTTCTCAAGGAATCATCCTACTTCAAAAAATGGGGTTACGACTATCGCCTGTATCGCGACATTATCAACTTTGCCCGCCTGCATCACGTGCCCATTGTCGCCCTCAATCTCGAAAAAGAAATTGTCAGCACAGTATTCAAGGGCGATGGGGTGTCAGGGCTTGACGGAGAGCAGCACGAGTCAATCCCTAATGACCGGGCTCTGGATATCCCCGGATATCGAGAGCGGCTTGCCGGCTTTTACATGCTTCATAGCCGTTCAGACACCGAACCGGATAAATTCAATAATTTCCTGCAATCCCAGGCCTTGTGGGATGAAACCATGGCTGAGACCATCGCCGGCTATCTTGGACAACACCCCGATGATCAAATGGTTGTTATCATTGGCCAGGGACACGCAGTGAAGGAAAATGCCATCCCGCCGAGAGTGAAAAGAAGAATTGACGTTGAACAGGCGGTTGTGGTCAATGCCGCTGATGGCGAGATTGATCCGAATCATGCTGATTATCTGGTGCACATGCCGTCTTCCTCCCTGCCCCAGGCAGCCATTCTAGGCGTTTTACTCGAGGACACCGATGCTGGCATTCTGGTTACCAAGCTTTCAGAGCACGGCGGTGCAAAACAGGCAGGGATAAAAGAAAAAGATATTATCCTGACCATAGACGGTGTGGCTGCCCCAGACATATCTGCATTAAAAATTGAAATGCTTTTCAAAAAAACCGATAAACCCGTGTTGGTAAAAGTCAAGCGGCAAGGGTCTTTCTTTTCATCGGATAAGGAAATTGATATTGAGGTCAAACTCTAA
- a CDS encoding M48 family metallopeptidase: MKQPSSQSIIIPGVGPVLLERSNRAKRLCITVMPLYGIRVAVPKGISFSLAQQLILNKIPWMSQSLARLRQTKIEHGDLPVRNNALSRAQARDKLLSRLDALAREHGYHYKKVFVKNQKTLWGSCSSKNNINLNLKLLSLPEELMDFILIHELVHTRIKNHGPLFWAALEGIVPDAVSLRKRLKRYRLHFLE; the protein is encoded by the coding sequence ATGAAACAACCGTCATCTCAATCCATTATAATTCCAGGTGTCGGTCCGGTACTCCTTGAACGAAGCAATCGCGCCAAACGGCTCTGCATTACAGTCATGCCATTATACGGCATCCGCGTCGCAGTCCCCAAGGGCATTTCTTTCAGCCTTGCACAGCAGCTCATTCTCAATAAAATCCCCTGGATGTCGCAAAGCCTTGCACGGCTCAGGCAAACAAAGATTGAACACGGCGATCTGCCGGTGAGAAACAACGCACTGAGCAGAGCCCAGGCCCGGGATAAACTGCTGTCCCGGCTTGACGCCCTTGCCAGAGAACACGGTTATCATTACAAGAAAGTTTTTGTCAAGAATCAGAAAACCCTCTGGGGGAGCTGTTCTTCCAAAAACAATATCAATCTCAATCTAAAGCTCCTAAGTCTCCCGGAAGAACTCATGGATTTCATTCTGATCCATGAACTGGTGCACACCAGAATAAAAAACCACGGGCCGCTTTTCTGGGCTGCACTGGAAGGCATCGTCCCCGATGCAGTCTCATTGAGAAAGCGTCTGAAAAGATACCGACTTCACTTTCTTGAATAA